From Bosea sp. NBC_00550, the proteins below share one genomic window:
- a CDS encoding D-amino-acid transaminase, translated as MSRIVYVNGAYLPEEEAKISVFDRGFIFGDGIYEVSAVIGGKLVDCEAHLARLERSCGEIRLALPWAKAELVAIHEELIKRNGLDEGGIYLQVSRGAADRDFPFPKDVQPTLVMFTQARNFVNAPGAKTGIKVVSTPDLRWARRDIKSVNLLAPVLAKQFALESGAQEAWLVEDGVVTEGASSTAWIVKGKTLISRPLSNKVLPGITRKAVLAFLAESGFSFEEREFTLEEAIDAEEAFITSATSLVMPVTTIDSHTIHNGAPGPATLRLREIYIDHARKGGALG; from the coding sequence ATGAGCCGTATCGTCTATGTCAATGGCGCCTATCTTCCCGAGGAAGAGGCGAAGATTTCCGTGTTCGACCGCGGCTTCATCTTCGGCGACGGCATCTACGAGGTCTCGGCGGTGATCGGCGGCAAGCTCGTCGATTGCGAGGCGCATCTGGCCCGCCTCGAACGCTCCTGCGGCGAGATCCGGCTGGCGCTGCCCTGGGCGAAGGCCGAGCTCGTCGCGATCCACGAGGAGCTGATCAAGCGCAACGGCCTCGACGAGGGCGGCATCTACCTGCAGGTCTCGCGCGGCGCGGCCGATCGCGACTTCCCCTTCCCGAAGGATGTCCAGCCGACGCTGGTGATGTTCACCCAGGCGCGGAACTTCGTGAATGCGCCGGGCGCCAAGACCGGCATCAAGGTCGTCTCGACGCCGGATTTGCGCTGGGCGCGGCGCGACATCAAGAGCGTCAACCTGCTGGCGCCGGTCCTTGCCAAGCAGTTCGCGCTGGAGAGCGGCGCGCAGGAAGCCTGGCTCGTCGAGGACGGCGTCGTGACTGAGGGCGCCTCCTCCACCGCCTGGATCGTCAAGGGCAAGACGCTGATCTCGCGCCCGCTCTCGAACAAGGTGCTGCCGGGCATCACCCGCAAGGCCGTGCTCGCCTTCCTGGCGGAGTCGGGCTTCTCCTTCGAGGAGCGCGAATTCACGCTGGAAGAGGCGATCGACGCCGAGGAGGCCTTCATCACCTCCGCGACCAGCCTCGTCATGCCGGTGACCACGATTGACAGCCACACGATCCATAACGGCGCGCCCGGCCCGGCGACGCTGCGCCTGCGCGAGATTTATAT